aaccgctgtttcctggtttgcacccctcctgcagtccaaatatttgattgacagttttctgtcACCTCCACGCGAATGCGTGGAGGTGAGCTCCATCTGGTGGGGCTTCAAGGAACCTAACCTTGCGGAGCGCGCGTGCTCTGCTGGATTGGGTGGCCTATTCGGCGGCAGAACAGGCACGCAGctcccacggtcacgaaacccgaCGAGGTTGGCAAAGAAAAGTTTAACAAAAGCCAGAAGTTCATGAAATGAATGCACTCTTACCTTGCCGATTCGTTTCCAGCTCGGCATGCCCTCAACGGCAGTCGGGGAATAAATTCCTGCACGCTCGAATCCCTTCTGCGCTGCCGATCGGATGAAGTGTACTTCCGATAGGGAGAGGAAGTCGCTGATGACAACCACTCGTGGCTTCAGCGACAGCACCTCTAACTTGAGCGGTTGAAGAATCAAGAGCGGGTCTCCGAAGTTCGTGGACATCTTGCACACAAGTCTGCTTCCAGACGGCCTCAAGGATCCCTGTGTGACACATACATTCTTGTACTCGTTGATATCCGAGTCCGGCGAGGAAGGGTAGCTTTTGCCCGCCTTCGTAGATTCAGACTTTGTCAATAGTCGCAACCGAGGCCAGCGCTCGTCGTTTGCCTGCAACCAGCCGAGGCCTAATTGAAGGCGCCGGAAAGCGCCGCTCGTCAGGGATGACGACGCCTTTGCAAGCGCTGCTCGAATCCAGGCGGAGGTGTTTCCAAATTCTGCTGCCATCGAACAGCCCCTGGCCACGCAAGTGAAGTCTTCGGGTAAAGCGGCCGGCAGTAGGCGGGACTTCATGTCTGCCATCTTAGTCGCAGGAATTTCGTACAGGTGCTGCAGCTTACAGATTCCAACAGCGGCTCCTGTGACATCACTGTTTGTGGGCCACCACTTTCGAAAGGAAGGCGAGAGTAAAGCCGCGGAAAGGCTCCTCAGATAGTGACGAGTGGCAGTGAGGGTCACGTACGAGTTGAAATTGGTGAGCTGGCTAAGGAAGAGGAATGTTCCCAAAGCGCCCTGACCGGTTCGCAGCGACTGGGCATTGCGGAATGTTTCGTAGCAGCTTATGGCAGCGGCCAGCTTACGCTCTTGCAACAGGACGTAGAAGTGGCCGTCTTCGAGAGTGATGTGTTCGGTTCCCACGGACATCTGCATGTCTTCAGTTGCCGTGAACAGGTCGGATGCGCACGAGGCGACCTGAAAAGTGAACGCGAGGGAAACGAGGCTTCGAAACGCAGGCCacattattgtttgtttgtttgccctctgtccatggctcatacccactatgagGGATTAGGCAAGATGAGGATGGAATTAGAAGGCGATTAGTAATTCCATGAAAACAACTGAGATAAATTGGGAAATAGTCAAAATAATAGACATTAAAGGGATCAtgaaacgattttgatgattTTGTACAAAGGTACTGAATCgctagggtaggtccttctgatcattaatggacgcgcatctaagcgctccacgtaaagcgcgTAATTtgttataaggttttaaaaaggtacatctctaccgatcgcagcacgccaatcggctgagttttcagcCTTTCCTGACCGAGTGACGCAATTGGACCATATTCAagtcagtagggcgagctatccgattgactgcccagggcgcgtcatcgataatttttccaacattatggtgaacaaatgttgttggTAATAGTTTatatgttagttaatttgtttctataaaacgaaagtaacagaaagagaatgcacaaggacacgtatcactacactaaaagcacttccggctcacagcaagtgtcgtctgcttgtgttaaagggcccctaaaccacctcagatatgtTTTGAACacttcaagtaaacacgcgcatcgagtttaGACTGCCGTCACGaccaacgatgccaaacgctgcagcgctacgcgccgcgggcgcgccacacacacacacacacacacacacacaaaaaaacaatgccgtcctcctcccctgccctttccggtatccccagtggtcgtcacgatgtcagcagggtgaatctggtgatgtcagcgtcggggacgatgcccattggtcgaacaaaaacctacgacttccggtttgtctgctagcaggtatgcgcgctccctgctcttgtcgtgttgctcgcttgtgcgcccttgagaatcggtaattacagcccgcaacacaAGTGCCATATCGCTCGCGTTccacacagtcgtgcttagcggtctgattagctgcgcgaacagagtgcgacagtgttggcctttctagacgagcgcgcaacacagggtctatacaacgccacctagactcctagtctaggtggcgttggtctatagcggcacgcttcgcatgaacacgggccggcaccgcagcaacagcgggtagccgagaagcgctgagtccatgTCCccgttatggcacgtacacactagcggcaaaacgcgcgcgacgcgccggcggcggcaaaacgcagcagtggcaccaaccggcggcgcgccgctgcggcaatcacgtgacagactaggctctctccccccttctcgaactatccgtcagctcggtcCGGGTACTGTAGTCCTGGgcctgacgcgtgcagatgatctCGCGAAACGAGTTTCTGGCTaacaccggacgcgagtacgaaacgagcggtcggacgggtccgcatgacaccagttttccgcgcgcacgtcacggaagcgggccgctctcattggtctccttcatccgcggcacgcggcaaaccgcaaaaaatcggccCAGGAGCGATCCCTACCGCGGCAAGAAAAAGCTGTttcgcggcgcgccgcgcgcgttttgccgctagtgtgtacgtgccattactgGAGAATCTAGGGCCGtgatgtgacgtcacagtgcggccacggcgaagaggcgaaaacctggcgtaatgtagctatcgttACAAAAATTAGCAATGGTGTAAGAAAACGGCATAACAATGTTGGTATGTACTAGTATGTCTCGTATGTCATGTGGCAATTCATGCACTGTGTGTCAATTTCTGTAAGTACATAGTCTGGTAGGAATACCTAGGGCTTAAAAACTTCAGACGGGAAGTCGCTTGGCACTTCTGTGACAACCGTTTCTCGTCTTGAGAGTTTTTACCAACTGCTTTTAACACAAGCTTTTGATATTTCAGCGAATTCACTGCCTGGTGGTTCAAGCCGCATGGTAAGACACATGTCGGAATCTTTCTTTTGCTGTCATGCACGTGAAACCTGCAGGCATTCCTGCGTGTAAAGTGTCTTAAGTTTTACGGCGTCCATTACAAACTCTTCCCAAATGTCGCGACAGGATCACTATAGCTATGACGGCAAATCCAACAGATGCTTTTATGAAGTGTTTTGGTGACCTTCCAATAAGTTTACTCTAGCTAAGCTTGAATAGTTTATTGTATGATGCGTAGCAACACTGTTTGTAAAACCGCCAATGTTTGGAAAAGACAGGTGGTTATAATCTACCTGCCAAGAAACAAAGCATGTAAAGTGACcgtccaagcactccgtacagatggttaaccagcgaagctgaaacgtgcggccccggtgtttaccactgggttaatcccaatgGTACAttagtctttctcaattattggttacgcatttgtgtttcttaatgaggttacacacacgttcgactgcgacgaagacaacgacgtcactgacggtatgcccgtaGTCCGCCGTTTTCACATTGCTGCTTGCGCTTCATGAAAATTAAATTGCCTCAaaattaaatctttccgtcacgtaagacaatgaacggctcGTACCCcattgagcaatggctcatatccccgtaaacgcggcctccccattacgatgaccgaatggaaattctacgctgtaatgttgagcggcaacgaagccagctgtggaagactaaggcgacgaacgcgggagcagtggtacgagcgcgttcgcgcggttgcgccgaggggcaccaacgagcccgcggtcgaagacgacgacgctcgtaCCATTGCTGAtggtttctgcgtacaggcgacagacggacgaatcggctagtcatatacacagcttcgctgtagtatGAATAAATTCTGTCGTTAAGATGCACTTGTTCATATGACTTCAATCATGGAGATTGCGGTTGTCACCTCGTTTTAGAAGAGACCACTGTCACAGCAGCGCAGACAAGTCAAATAGGGAAGTCATATTTAATATCTGTAGGATTTCATGAAAATATAGGAAGAGAAAGATGGGCTTCTCAGTTTTTGGATATCAGTGTATTGTCACCATGACAGGAAGGCTATAAACAGTCACATGTATTGAACGCTTAACAAGCGGATGAACACGAGTACTCAGGTTGTCCTCTCTTCGTCTCCATTGTTTCAAGTGCTGTCCCTCTATGCTGGTCAGGCCAATAAGGCCGAGCCAGTACCAATAAGATCAGTACTAAGGATCATAATACACCAATAGGGCCGAACGCCAACTTTCCTCAGCAATAGACTTGAGACCCAAGCGCTCTGTTCATTTATCAGTGTTCTGCCGGCTATTAACGGCTTTCAAAGGGCTCCTCACCAGCTTTGGCCTTTTTAAACAGACAAGCGCAGCGTGCACATCACGCTCTGttgatcgtgtctgctaagttcTACCGCACCACGCATGCGTGAAAACAGATGAAATTTCAAACGAAACGTCTCACGCCCGGCCTCCTGAGCAGGCTCCACATCCAGCCAGAGTCGGGTCACACTCGCAAAGGGAGTCACGTGAACGACTGCTAGCCACGTCATTCGTCATAAATCACGACTTCGAGTAATCATCCAATGCGGAAGGAGCAACGCCGCCTTGCATCCAAACAGGAAGACTGGAATTGAAAATTGGGAGAAGCAGGGCTCGACGCCTGAACATACGCGGTTCCTCGGCTCCAGTGTATGAGAAGGAGCACCGCTTGCAGACGCTGCTCGAAGCAAACGGAGAGTGTCTCCGTTGGCAGTGACGGTTGCCTCTTCATGGCATGCTAAAAGGACAGGTTCTATCCGCTGCAATAACGAACTGAAAAATTCTTTCAGTAAAACCGTTTCCAGATGACATTTTGCAACTTAGTGTATAACCACAATTTTCAATGTTAGGGGCCCTTTCAAAATTGTTTATGGCATATAGCATGAATATAATTATTGAGCTGTATTACTCGAACAGGCAGACCTTACTTCGGCTGGGAATAAAAATACATAATTGATTAATTAGCTAAGTCACCAATCAACTTCTAGATCTAATTACTTTAGCACACATATTGCAACACGAATTGAAGCAGGTGATTtcacaaggcagatccacttCGAACGAACTAGCACCACTTTTGAGGTAAGCGCATGCAATCTTGTGGTAACAATGCACTGTTATTTCACTTCGAAATCAAAATGCCTTTTTATGCAGTGAATTACTGGAACACCGATGCATTTCGTCACCACCTTTGGGAATGCACCTCTAAATGACTGGCATCGTATTTGTTCCAAGCAAGCAGGTTGaaaaagttttttgtttttttcaaccTCTTTGGTCCCAAGTGGATATGACTGAAAATGTATAGAATGCGTAAATTGTGCCTTAAGTAATTAGTTTAAGTGTTCACTTAGAAAAATAGTTTAGTCAAATATTCATCGAGATTCTTCATCTTCAGTCATATATTAATTGAGATTCCTCATGCAAATGTCTGCCTCCGAGAGTTATCTCCTTCAAGAAATAGAATTGTGCTACACGCCAGtggcattattaaaaaaaaatgtgaatgataaaAGAACAGCCCGCAGAAAGACTTCATGTAACGAAATCTAATAAAACTGCTATTTCAAAGATGTATATTACAGACCAGAAAATTATTCTGCAGAATGTAATAAGATAAAACAACTTACAAGGGATAAGCTAGAAATAAGTAGTTCCTATGGGTTCTTCGTACAGCACACAGTATGCTGATGGTGTAGCTGCCCTGATGCACATTGTCGGTCCATCTAGCTTGCtagctacccgccgtggttgctcagtggctggggtgttgggctgctgagcacgaggtcgcgggatcaaatcccggccacggcggccgcatttcgatgggggcgaaatgcgaaaacacccgtctacttagatttaggtgcacgttaaagaaccccaggtggtccaaatttccggagtcccccactacggcgtgcctcataatcagaactggttttggcacgtaaaaccccataattaaattttttacttGCTAGCTCCAGCTGATTGTGGCAAGCAAGAGCAGTGAGCACGCTGTAAATAAAGCTTTCTTAGCTAACTTTTGTAAAAAATTCTCTCTGCAGCTGTCGTACTCATAATTTAGTTTAGTAACATGATTCTTGTTGCTCAGGTTACACAACAAGGATTGAAAGGCAAGATCGTTATAGTAGTGCTTCATCTTCAGCGAACTGTCTAGTGGCTTACAGCTTGGATCTCTCGTTGAAAGGATTAGAGGTGGGCCTTGACATTACAGTGAGATATAGACTGATTAACTGCTGTTTAGTTCAATCTAGCTTGCGGTAAATTTTCATGACCCCGAGATAAAATGAACGACTGTACAAAAATAAATGAGCTGGTCAGTATGTAAAGAGGTTAGAAAACAGGGCAAGCTGGTATTGGGTCATGGAAAAAAAACGAAGACGTACACGCAACACAAGTGTGCATGTTGCGTCTTCGCCTTCTTTCGTCTGTGTTTTCTGTGCCTCTTATAGCCATATTTAATGTGCTTCTAATGCTTGAGAATTGAGCGCGTAGAGTTGATAGCTTGGAGAACTGTAATGAAGATGAAAAAATTCAGAGGCCtattcccctgtcgagaaaaatTGAAGGATGCTTAAGCTACGCCTTTAccagtagaacgcgatagcgttatcgggagccgttcgcatcgcatcgttcgcactCTAACCCAGCAAGCAGGTTTCAagcactgcaacacagaacgtgggaaagccaccttgcaaagacgaagcttacaccgattccctgaaagttggcttcacttttaaacagaaatgcattgctgggaagacgtttctccaggggcaatataagtcgtcttatattaaaatgtgaaggccctaggaccttttctcaatattattgcggtagcaattatatggacacttcaaccggatttctaccgtcggcgtcgccgtcgccgtgaggttccgtataacgtccaagggcgataaaatcgtttcCGTGCGCCGTAttccccgcgcgctatcacggagagcgaacgcacggcggaaagcaaacgcgaccgtcgcgcgaagggccgtgggggtataggagggagggaggtaggcgcgctgcggcacgaaatgcgtattttgcaaccgggcgcaaggggaactggccacccaatctcccacgcgaaatgaaGAAACCGGGAagtcagcgcgggagggaggggacatcttctactctgccaacaactgcgtttgtactttgcccggctgtagcggtcgctcgcaccgtctcttatctccacacggctctgacctttgtatgcactgtgcattcgccgctcactttccgttgaagcgatagaccgcacgaaccttcgcccgctgcggcgactgcgcttgctgccagcgttttgacagtcgttgtctgaggtcattcagtgtgatctattcatgtttgcttctgcgcgctgacatcacgcttgttaattcagttagtaagcgagtgtgtccaagtttatgcagccgataaaactactatccctactccgaatagctctctactaatttgctatcgtaattgatgcttcgcctatcgggcgaa
This region of Dermacentor silvarum isolate Dsil-2018 chromosome 5, BIME_Dsil_1.4, whole genome shotgun sequence genomic DNA includes:
- the LOC119454508 gene encoding prolyl 4-hydroxylase subunit alpha-1; this translates as MADMKSRLLPAALPEDFTCVARGCSMAAEFGNTSAWIRAALAKASSSLTSGAFRRLQLGLGWLQANDERWPRLRLLTKSESTKAGKSYPSSPDSDINEYKNVCVTQGSLRPSGSRLVCKMSTNFGDPLLILQPLKLEVLSLKPRVVVISDFLSLSEVHFIRSAAQKGFERAGIYSPTAVEGMPSWKRIGKVSWLWDSHHNLLERLTRRIEVATGLSLESAEAYQVANYGLGGHYTPHMDAHRFDKVADHVDSKDGNRLATMLMYLTDVDAGGATAFVKLGIAVKPRVGDALFWYDVEPYDGSEFPDQLAFWHQKRKADELTTHVGCPVLLGSKWIVTKWIHERNNIVVHYNTPG